One genomic window of Camelina sativa cultivar DH55 chromosome 5, Cs, whole genome shotgun sequence includes the following:
- the LOC104786409 gene encoding callose synthase 2-like yields the protein MNQTILNSLYQSDTFVCLLQLTVLTVYVFLYGRLYLVLSGVEEGLSNQRAFRSNLPLQAALASQSFVQIGFLMALPMMMEIGLERGFHNALIDFVLMQLQLASVFFTFQLGTKTHYYGRTLFHGGAEYRGTGRGFVVFHAKFAENYRFYSRSHFVKGLELMILLLVYQIFGHAYRGVVTYILITVSIWFMVVTWLFAPFLFNPSGFEWQKIVDDWTYWNKMIYNQGGIGVPPEKSWESWWEKEIGHLRHSGKRGIILEIILALRFFIFQYGLVYQLSTFKQENHSLWIYGASWFVILFILLIVKVILCLFG from the exons ATGAATCAAACAATCTTGAACAGTTTATATCAGTCTGATACATTTGTGTGTCTCTTACAGTTAACTGTGCTTACGGTCTATGTATTTCTATATGGCCGGCTGTATCTTGTCCTAAGTGGTGTTGAAGAAGGGTTGAGCAACCAAAGAGCTTTTCGTTCAAACTTGCCTCTTCAAGCCGCACTTGCTTCTCAATCATTTGTGCAGATTGGTTTTCTAATGGCCTTACCTATGATGATGGAGATAGGACTTGAGAGGGGATTCCATAACGCCTTAATTGATTTTGTACTGATGCAATTACAACTCGCTTCTGTATTTTTCACGTTCCAACTCGGGACAAAAACTCATTACTATGGTCGAACATTGTTCCATGGAGGCGCGGAGTATAGAGGAACTGGGCGTGGATTTGTGGTGTTTCATGCAAAATTTGCTGAAAACTATAGGTTCTACTCGCGGAGTCATTTTGTGAAGGGTCTTGAGCTGATGATTCTCCTCCTCGTGTATCAGATATTTGGCCACGCCTATAGAGGCGTAGTTACATATATTCTGATCACTGTTTCGATATGGTTCATGGTGGTGACTTGGCTCTTTGCTCCAT TCTTATTCAATCCCTCTGGTTTCGAGTGGCAAAAGATTGTAGATGATTGGACATATTGgaataaaatgatatataacCAAGGGGGAATTGGTGTTCCTCCAGAGAAGAGTTGGGAGTCTTGGTGGGAGAAGGAAATAGGACATCTTCGACACTCGGGGAAACGTGGTATCATCCTCGAGATTATTTTGGCTTTACGGTTCTTCATCTTTCAGTACGGGCTTGTGTATCAACTCAGCACTTTTAAACAGGAAAATCATAGTTTGTGG ATTTATGGAGCTTCATGGTTCGTGATCTTGTTCATTTTACTCATTGTGAAG GTTATTTTATGCCTGTTTGGATGA